From a region of the Thermus caldilimi genome:
- a CDS encoding RNA-binding protein: protein MADLSSYLKRARGGRVVQTGFLDLEAQALLEEAARAEGFRVAFFGGFPLAERKVAVLYPAEVPSVYDPVEVVFLEREPPDLGEAMGDLEPWEGGFLVALIPQGKKALQEAGFTLLPPPEGALKAKSERVRTLVVPSLRVDAVGAKGFGVSRSYFVQGVKAGKVRLKGRLASPKEEMAPGDTLLAEGLGSLRLVEVLGETRRGNYKIKVEVER from the coding sequence GTGGCGGACCTCTCCTCCTACCTCAAGCGGGCCCGGGGCGGGCGGGTGGTGCAGACCGGCTTCCTGGACCTCGAGGCCCAAGCCCTTCTGGAGGAGGCGGCCCGCGCCGAGGGGTTTAGGGTGGCCTTCTTCGGGGGCTTCCCTTTGGCGGAGCGGAAGGTGGCCGTGCTCTACCCGGCGGAGGTCCCCTCCGTCTACGACCCGGTGGAGGTGGTCTTCCTGGAGCGGGAGCCCCCGGACCTGGGGGAGGCCATGGGGGACCTGGAGCCGTGGGAGGGGGGGTTTCTGGTGGCCCTCATCCCCCAGGGCAAGAAGGCGCTCCAAGAAGCCGGCTTTACCCTCCTCCCCCCGCCGGAAGGGGCTTTGAAGGCCAAGAGCGAGCGGGTGCGCACCCTGGTGGTGCCCTCCTTGCGGGTGGATGCCGTGGGGGCTAAGGGCTTCGGGGTTTCCCGCAGCTACTTCGTCCAGGGGGTGAAGGCGGGGAAGGTGCGTCTCAAAGGCCGGCTCGCCTCCCCCAAGGAGGAGATGGCCCCCGGGGACACCCTTTTGGCGGAAGGCTTGGGAAGCCTGAGGCTTGTGGAAGTACTTGGCGAAACCAGGCGGGGAAACTATAAAATCAAGGTGGAGGTGGAACGGTAG